The Terriglobales bacterium genomic sequence GAGCGATGGCGGACGACGCGTGAGCGTCGGACGGCAATGCCGCTGGAGTTGTGGACGGAGGCAGCGAGGCTGGCGCAAAGCGATGGGGTCTACCCGGTCGCGCGCGCATTGCGGATCAGCTTCGAGGGGCTGAAGCGGCGGATCGTCGAAACTGGCGCGGGCGCGACGGTGCCGTCCGCCCAGCCGAGCGGGTTTGTGGAGTTGACGGGGGCGCAGTTGCTGGGTGGTCCGGTTCCGCGGGGCACGGTCGTCGAGCTGTCGGATGGGGCGGGGACCCGGCTGGCGATCCGTCTGACGGGTGGGGCGGAGATCGATGTGGCGAGCTTGGTGGCGGCATTCCGGCAGGGGGCATGATCCAGATCACGCCGCAGATGCGGGTGCTGGTGGCGGTGGAGTCGGTAGACTTCCGCCGGGGGATCGATGGCCTGGCGCGGGTGTGCCGGGAGACGTTGAATGCGGACCCATTCGGCGGCGCGGTCTTCGTGTTCCGGAGCCGTCGGGGGCATGCCATCAAGCTGTTGGTGTACGACGGGCAGGGATTTTGGCTGTGCCACAAGCGATTGTCGCAAGGACGTTTTCGCTGGTGGCCGTCGGGGACGGCAGGAGCGGGTACAGCCCTGCGCGCGCACGAGTTGCAGGTACTGCTGTGTGGTGGCGACCCAGGCTCGACCAAGGCGGCGCCGGTGTGGCGCGAGCTCGGCGCTGCTGGTTGAGAGGCGGTAGCAAAGAATTTGACGTGGGCCACGGATAGGCGTTCTTGTGGTCATCCTCGTCGTCACAGACCTTCCACCGACTCGGATGCCGCCCGCTTCCGCGACAGGCGGTGAGGTGGGTCGGGCATGAAGCGGCACCACCGGCAGCGGCCACCGACCGTGCGTCGGGATCTCAGGCTGGAGGAGTTGCAGGGCATCGTGGAGCGGGCGAAGACGGTGCTTTGTGAATCGGACCACGCGGCGCTGGCGCAGGCGGTGCAGACGCTGGCCTTTCTGACGCAGGAATTGCAGGCGAAGGGGGCGAGCTTGGAGCGGCTGCGGCGGATGCTGTTCGGAGCGCCGACGGAGAAGACCAGCCAGGTGCTGGACGCGCCCGCCACGGGCGCAGGCGGCGAGGCTGGGGCGGTGGCGGGAGGGGGGACACCTGGCGGCAGCGAGGGTGCAGAAAGCGCGCCGCCGCCCAAGCGACCAGGCCACGGCCGCAACGGCGCCGCAGCCTATACCGGGGCCACGAAGCTCGCGGTGCCGCACGCCTCACTGCACGGCGGGGATGCATGCCCCGAATGTCAGAAAGGCAAGGTGTACCCGCTGGCGACGCCGGCGGTGCTGGTGCGGGTGACGGGGATGGCGCCGCTGTCTGCCACGGTGTACGAGTGCGAGCAAATGCGCTGCAACCTGTGCGGGGAGGTGTTCAAGGCGGAGGCGCCCGAGGGCGTAGGCCACGAGAAGTACGACGAGAGCGCGTCCAGCATGATTGGTCTGCTCAAGTACGGGGCCGGGATGCCGTTTTTCCGCATCGAGAAGCTGCAGGCGGGCATGGGTATCCCGCTACCGGCGGCGACCCAGTGGGAGCTGGTCGAGGGAGCGGCCGTGCGGCTCGAGCCCGCGCACGAGGAGCTGATCGACCAGGCGGCGCAGGGAGAGCTTGTGCACAACGACGACACGACGGCGAGGATTCTGGAATTGATCGACGGGACGGAGGCGGAGCCGGTGCCGGGCGGCACCGAAGGCAAGGACGAGCGGACCGGGGTGTTCACCACGGGCATCGTGGCGCAGCGCCAGGGACACCCCATCGCCCTGTTTTTCACGGGGCGGAAGCACGCGGGCGAAAACCTCGCCGACGTGCTCGCGCATCGAGCATCCACACTGGCGGCGCCGATCCAGATGTGCGACGCACTCTCGCGCAATGTGCCCGGGGAGCTCAAAACGATCCTCTCCCACTGCATCGCCCACGCGAGGCGGCGGTTTGTCGAGGTCGTGAACGACTTTCCCGACGAGTGCCGCCACCTGCTGGAAACCCTGCGCGAGGTGTACAAGACCGACGCCCTCGCCCGACAGCAGGGGCTATCGCCGGAGGATCGGCTGCTTCTGCATCAGGCCCACAGTGGCCCCCTGATGGCCGACCTGGAGGTGTGGCTGCGCGAGCAGATCGAGCAGCGCAAGGTCGAACCCAACTCGGGCTTGGGCGACGCCATCGAGTACATGCAGAAGCACTGGTCAAAGCTGACCCTGTTTCTGCAGGTGCCGGGCGCGCCGCTCGACAACAACATCTGCGAGAGGGCCCTCAAGAAGGCGATC encodes the following:
- the tnpB gene encoding IS66 family insertion sequence element accessory protein TnpB (TnpB, as the term is used for proteins encoded by IS66 family insertion elements, is considered an accessory protein, since TnpC, encoded by a neighboring gene, is a DDE family transposase.) gives rise to the protein MIQITPQMRVLVAVESVDFRRGIDGLARVCRETLNADPFGGAVFVFRSRRGHAIKLLVYDGQGFWLCHKRLSQGRFRWWPSGTAGAGTALRAHELQVLLCGGDPGSTKAAPVWRELGAAG
- a CDS encoding IS66 family transposase is translated as MRRDLRLEELQGIVERAKTVLCESDHAALAQAVQTLAFLTQELQAKGASLERLRRMLFGAPTEKTSQVLDAPATGAGGEAGAVAGGGTPGGSEGAESAPPPKRPGHGRNGAAAYTGATKLAVPHASLHGGDACPECQKGKVYPLATPAVLVRVTGMAPLSATVYECEQMRCNLCGEVFKAEAPEGVGHEKYDESASSMIGLLKYGAGMPFFRIEKLQAGMGIPLPAATQWELVEGAAVRLEPAHEELIDQAAQGELVHNDDTTARILELIDGTEAEPVPGGTEGKDERTGVFTTGIVAQRQGHPIALFFTGRKHAGENLADVLAHRASTLAAPIQMCDALSRNVPGELKTILSHCIAHARRRFVEVVNDFPDECRHLLETLREVYKTDALARQQGLSPEDRLLLHQAHSGPLMADLEVWLREQIEQRKVEPNSGLGDAIEYMQKHWSKLTLFLQVPGAPLDNNICERALKKAILHRKNALFYKTQNGARVGDIFMSLIHSAELNGANPFEYLVALQKHHQDVAANPAEWMPWTYRDTLARMVNQLASPG